The proteins below are encoded in one region of Aeromonas veronii:
- a CDS encoding HD domain-containing phosphohydrolase, with protein sequence MTILAVDLDNVQEKTLGRSTLHHGVALLLFCLYGFQVCPFLDTLTLAQLFIPTLVVFGIMAVARHILLNRLTLPEVEFSSFGLELGIYLLGAVLLCIYNGLLFGNFPLESYLKILLGMFTLGFLVAADLSLERDWELARQREKEGIFALTQSSTMAFSRKFSLFALATLTLLGGVIFLLINKDLEWFVTVGSDLPRGLAQRYILQEVAFIMVVTFGYLWLIIRAFSRNLAFSLTHQIQAMAQVQHGNLEVRIPVTRDDEFGLIAASTNEMIEELKARNDEINLTRDVAILGLATLAETRDNETGAHIIRTQYYVRVLAEHLSQADPARYPLDQETIELLFKSAPLHDVGKVGIPDAILLKPGKLTDEEFAIMKRHASIGAEALANAESQLGSNSFLRLAREIALTHHEKWDGSGYPNGLKGEAIPISGRLMALADVYDALISKRVYKPAFSHEQAREIIVKGRGSHFDPAVVDGFLACEAGFQQIADQHRDHE encoded by the coding sequence ATGACGATACTCGCTGTCGATTTGGATAACGTTCAGGAGAAGACTCTGGGGCGCAGCACCCTGCATCACGGGGTCGCCTTGCTGCTCTTTTGCCTGTATGGCTTTCAGGTGTGCCCGTTTCTGGACACCCTGACCCTTGCCCAGCTTTTTATTCCCACCCTGGTTGTGTTCGGGATCATGGCCGTCGCTCGCCACATATTGCTCAACCGTCTGACGCTGCCAGAGGTGGAGTTCAGCAGCTTCGGGCTGGAGCTTGGGATCTATCTGCTGGGGGCCGTGCTGCTCTGCATCTATAACGGATTGCTTTTTGGCAACTTTCCCCTGGAAAGCTACCTCAAGATCCTGCTCGGCATGTTCACCCTGGGTTTTCTGGTTGCCGCCGATCTCTCCCTCGAGCGGGATTGGGAGCTGGCCAGGCAGCGTGAGAAAGAGGGCATTTTTGCGTTGACCCAGTCGTCGACCATGGCGTTTTCCCGCAAGTTTTCCCTGTTTGCCTTGGCCACCCTCACGCTGCTGGGAGGGGTCATCTTTCTATTGATCAACAAGGATCTGGAGTGGTTTGTGACGGTTGGCAGCGACTTGCCCCGCGGTCTTGCCCAGCGCTACATATTGCAAGAGGTCGCCTTCATCATGGTGGTGACCTTCGGCTATCTCTGGCTCATCATTCGTGCGTTCAGCCGCAATCTTGCCTTCTCCCTGACCCATCAGATCCAGGCCATGGCGCAGGTTCAGCACGGCAATCTGGAGGTGCGGATACCCGTGACCCGGGACGATGAGTTTGGTCTGATCGCCGCGAGCACGAACGAGATGATCGAGGAGCTGAAGGCGCGCAACGACGAGATCAACCTGACCCGGGATGTGGCCATCCTCGGTCTGGCCACCCTGGCAGAGACACGGGACAACGAGACCGGTGCCCACATCATCCGCACCCAGTACTATGTCAGGGTGCTGGCGGAGCATTTGAGCCAGGCCGATCCCGCGCGATACCCGCTGGACCAAGAGACCATCGAACTGCTGTTCAAATCGGCGCCGCTGCATGATGTGGGCAAGGTGGGCATCCCGGACGCCATCTTGCTCAAACCCGGCAAGCTGACTGATGAAGAGTTTGCCATCATGAAGCGTCATGCCTCGATTGGCGCCGAGGCGCTGGCCAATGCCGAATCGCAGCTCGGTTCCAACTCCTTCCTGCGACTGGCGCGGGAGATAGCGCTCACCCACCACGAAAAATGGGATGGCAGTGGCTATCCGAATGGGTTGAAGGGGGAGGCCATCCCCATTTCAGGCCGATTGATGGCCCTGGCTGACGTCTATGACGCCCTCATCTCAAAGCGAGTCTACAAACCTGCGTTCAGCCATGAACAAGCCAGGGAGATCATCGTCAAGGGACGGGGCAGCCATTTTGATCCCGCCGTGGTCGACGGGTTCCTGGCTTGTGAAGCCGGCTTCCAGCAGATTGCCGACCAGCACAGAGACCATGAGTGA
- the tsaA gene encoding tRNA (N6-threonylcarbamoyladenosine(37)-N6)-methyltransferase TrmO: protein MKFEIDTLGIIRSPYKEKFAIPRQPGLVKSARARLELLPPYDQPDVLRGIEQFSHLWLSFVFHQTMAQGWHPTVRPPRLGGNERVGVFATRSTFRPNPLGLSVVELHGVGRERGKLWLELGAVDLLDGTPIVDIKPYIPYADSLPDARGGFAPDAPTPPLMVSFSQEAEQQLGQLASRHPELRQLVSEVLAQDPRPAYKKGKPDEKEYGVRLFDLNVRFQIAEPECLVLAIAPC, encoded by the coding sequence ATGAAGTTCGAAATCGACACCCTGGGGATCATCCGTTCTCCCTACAAGGAGAAGTTCGCCATTCCCCGCCAGCCCGGCCTGGTCAAGTCGGCCCGTGCCCGCCTCGAGCTGCTGCCTCCCTACGATCAGCCGGACGTGCTGCGCGGCATCGAGCAGTTTTCCCACCTCTGGCTCAGCTTCGTGTTCCACCAGACCATGGCCCAGGGCTGGCACCCGACGGTGCGCCCGCCGCGCCTCGGTGGCAACGAACGGGTTGGGGTCTTCGCCACCCGCTCCACCTTCCGACCCAACCCGCTCGGCCTCTCTGTGGTCGAGCTGCACGGAGTGGGTCGTGAGCGCGGCAAGCTGTGGCTCGAACTCGGGGCAGTCGACCTGCTCGATGGCACCCCCATCGTCGATATCAAGCCCTACATTCCCTACGCCGACAGCCTGCCGGATGCCCGCGGCGGTTTTGCGCCGGATGCCCCCACTCCACCGCTGATGGTGAGTTTCAGCCAGGAGGCAGAACAACAGCTTGGTCAACTCGCCTCCCGCCATCCCGAGCTGCGCCAGCTGGTGAGCGAGGTGCTGGCCCAGGATCCGCGTCCGGCCTACAAGAAGGGCAAGCCCGATGAGAAAGAGTACGGGGTCAGATTGTTCGACCTGAACGTCAGGTTCCAGATAGCCGAACCAGAGTGCCTGGTGCTGGCCATCGCCCCCTGCTGA
- a CDS encoding NAD-dependent epimerase/dehydratase family protein, giving the protein MKLLIIGGTGFLGRHLSALALDWGHEVTLFNRGHRQHPDWRDLVQLHGDRDGDLGALHGEGLYWDLVIDTCCYRPEQAASLSATLLGRCERLIFISTISVYRDFARPGMDESAPLHEIPQGMMPDDYGPLKVLCEQAYQARWGERLCILRPGVLCGPQDHTGRLAWWVRRVQQGGPWLLPGEGQDRLQYLDVRDCAEFVLRAAEQRLGGVFNLLKPGILLGDWVERITARLAPASPIQFEWAPWPALLAAGVEPWQSYPTLLPNELTEYWGYGRISAEAAIVQGLNFRPLEETVADVALWLAEGGQGEAAGMTAEEEATLRQRVLAAHAMQ; this is encoded by the coding sequence ATGAAACTGCTTATCATCGGCGGCACGGGATTTCTGGGTCGCCATCTCAGTGCGCTGGCGCTGGACTGGGGCCACGAGGTCACCTTGTTCAACCGCGGCCATCGTCAGCACCCGGACTGGCGGGATCTGGTGCAACTGCACGGAGACAGGGATGGCGATCTCGGGGCCCTGCACGGGGAGGGGCTGTACTGGGATCTGGTCATCGATACCTGTTGCTATCGACCCGAGCAGGCGGCCAGCCTCTCGGCGACGTTGCTTGGGCGCTGCGAGCGCCTCATCTTCATCTCCACCATCAGTGTCTACCGGGACTTTGCCCGGCCCGGAATGGATGAGTCGGCCCCTTTGCACGAGATCCCCCAAGGGATGATGCCGGATGACTACGGTCCCCTCAAAGTCTTGTGCGAGCAAGCGTATCAGGCCCGCTGGGGGGAGCGACTCTGCATCCTGCGGCCCGGCGTCCTGTGCGGCCCTCAGGATCACACGGGTCGCCTTGCCTGGTGGGTGAGACGAGTGCAGCAGGGCGGCCCCTGGCTGCTGCCGGGGGAGGGGCAGGACAGGTTGCAATATCTGGACGTACGGGACTGCGCCGAATTCGTGTTGCGGGCCGCCGAGCAGCGCCTTGGGGGCGTGTTCAACCTGCTCAAGCCCGGCATATTGCTGGGGGACTGGGTGGAGCGTATTACCGCCCGTCTGGCCCCGGCGTCGCCCATCCAATTCGAATGGGCACCCTGGCCAGCGCTGCTGGCCGCCGGGGTTGAGCCCTGGCAGAGCTATCCGACCCTGCTGCCCAACGAGCTGACTGAGTATTGGGGGTATGGCCGGATCAGCGCCGAGGCTGCCATCGTGCAAGGGCTCAACTTCCGTCCCCTGGAGGAGACGGTGGCGGATGTCGCCCTCTGGCTGGCGGAAGGGGGGCAAGGGGAGGCCGCAGGCATGACGGCTGAAGAGGAGGCGACGCTGCGCCAACGGGTGCTGGCTGCACACGCCATGCAGTAG
- a CDS encoding DUF488 domain-containing protein: MALAVVRLGTPRLPGEGLRIGTVRRPPRGVPKAEFASQDWYDVWFPNLAPSPETMKLGQGAETPAQWAAFCKQYKAEMTTPTAKHDLALLAALSHHTDLSVGCYCEHESRCHRGILKELLAGCGAVLR; encoded by the coding sequence GTGGCTCTCGCCGTCGTCCGTCTCGGCACCCCTCGCCTGCCCGGTGAGGGGCTTCGCATCGGCACGGTGCGTCGCCCGCCCCGGGGCGTGCCCAAAGCTGAATTTGCGAGCCAGGATTGGTACGACGTCTGGTTCCCCAACTTGGCTCCCAGCCCCGAGACCATGAAGCTCGGTCAGGGTGCCGAGACGCCGGCCCAGTGGGCCGCCTTCTGCAAACAGTACAAGGCCGAGATGACCACGCCGACGGCAAAGCACGATTTGGCCCTGCTGGCAGCGCTCTCCCACCACACGGATCTCTCGGTGGGCTGCTACTGCGAACATGAATCCCGCTGTCATCGCGGCATCCTGAAAGAGTTGCTGGCCGGCTGTGGCGCTGTCTTGCGCTAA
- the rcsF gene encoding Rcs stress response system protein RcsF, with product MKRLTLLLLPLFASGCSYFSFNSNLDKENFDEYFKPGSVRIYEQGELADLNYLYLGTVEGESCQSDANQAVPNAGEARTLARRRVADMGGNGVSFDKCAEFSDVPGCLKQVICYGQALKVAEEK from the coding sequence ATGAAACGCCTGACTCTATTGCTGCTGCCCCTCTTCGCCTCCGGTTGCTCCTACTTCTCCTTCAACAGCAACCTGGACAAGGAAAACTTCGACGAGTACTTCAAGCCCGGGAGCGTGCGGATCTATGAACAGGGCGAGCTGGCCGATCTCAACTACCTCTATCTCGGTACCGTCGAGGGGGAATCCTGCCAGAGCGATGCCAACCAGGCGGTGCCGAATGCCGGTGAAGCCCGCACCCTGGCTCGCCGCCGGGTGGCGGACATGGGGGGCAACGGCGTGAGCTTTGACAAGTGCGCCGAGTTCAGCGATGTGCCGGGCTGCCTCAAGCAGGTGATCTGCTATGGCCAGGCGCTGAAAGTCGCCGAAGAGAAATAA
- the cydC gene encoding heme ABC transporter ATP-binding protein/permease CydC, with amino-acid sequence MRDLLPFLRLYRQHWLSLSTGLLLALVTLVAGMGLLSLSGWFLSAAAVAGLAVATRDTFNYMTPAGGVRFFSIIRTASRWGERVVSHDATFRVLTRLRVWFWQKLSPLSTGTLASFRQTDLLNRLVTDIDALDHVYLRLITPIGAALLSTAGLVFFLSFFDSELALTLGAILLVGMLALPLVFYFLGRKPGQALIAEKSRLRTRLVDYLDGQAELQMFAAAPQALDELQQAEQALIRAQARMASVSGLANASVQLLSGWTLTLMLWLAGHGVGGAIPDPITALMVFATLASFEALLPLAGAFQHLSTSLTSARRLNEILQEAKAPEWGSEQQPATAGSLQINDLTFAYPSAHADADASPVLRGCSLQLKAGEKLALLGQTGCGKSTLMGLLTREWTPVSGEILLDGKPLTHYSEEALRASFSVVSQRVHLFADTLRGNLKLAAPTASDEQLVAVLEQVGLAGLLDNPEELAEGGLDAWLGDGGRPLSGGERRRIGLARALLHDAPLWLLDEPTEGLDSQTEREIMALLFRLGADRTLLFISHRLLGLEQMDRIALMEEGRIRLCAPHAELLSDDYYRSLHQRLAPV; translated from the coding sequence ATGCGTGATCTGTTGCCCTTCCTGCGCCTCTATCGCCAGCACTGGCTGAGCCTCTCCACCGGTCTGCTGCTGGCCCTGGTGACTCTGGTGGCCGGCATGGGGCTCTTGTCCCTCTCCGGCTGGTTCCTCTCCGCCGCGGCCGTGGCCGGGCTGGCCGTCGCCACCCGCGACACCTTCAACTACATGACCCCGGCCGGGGGCGTGCGCTTCTTCTCCATCATCCGCACCGCCAGCCGCTGGGGAGAGCGGGTGGTGAGCCATGATGCCACCTTCCGGGTGCTGACCCGGCTGCGCGTCTGGTTCTGGCAAAAGCTCTCGCCGCTCTCCACCGGCACCCTGGCCAGCTTCCGCCAGACGGATCTGCTCAACCGGCTGGTGACCGACATCGATGCACTGGATCACGTCTACCTGCGCCTCATCACCCCCATAGGGGCGGCCCTGCTCAGTACCGCCGGTCTGGTGTTCTTCCTCTCCTTCTTCGACAGCGAACTGGCCCTGACCCTGGGAGCCATCTTGCTGGTCGGCATGCTGGCCCTGCCCCTGGTGTTCTACTTCCTCGGCCGCAAACCCGGTCAGGCCCTGATCGCCGAGAAGTCCCGCCTGCGTACCCGACTGGTGGACTACCTGGACGGCCAGGCCGAGCTGCAGATGTTTGCCGCCGCCCCCCAGGCCCTCGATGAACTGCAACAGGCCGAGCAGGCCCTGATCCGCGCCCAGGCCCGCATGGCCAGCGTGAGCGGGCTGGCCAATGCCTCCGTCCAGTTGCTGAGCGGCTGGACCCTGACCCTGATGCTCTGGCTTGCCGGTCACGGGGTCGGCGGTGCCATCCCGGATCCCATCACGGCGCTCATGGTGTTCGCCACCCTGGCAAGCTTCGAGGCCCTGTTGCCGCTGGCGGGGGCCTTCCAGCATCTCTCCACCAGCCTCACCTCGGCCCGTCGTCTCAACGAGATCCTGCAGGAGGCCAAGGCCCCGGAATGGGGTAGCGAGCAACAGCCTGCCACTGCGGGCAGCCTGCAGATAAACGACCTCACCTTCGCCTACCCCAGTGCCCATGCTGATGCAGACGCCAGTCCCGTGCTGCGCGGCTGTTCCCTGCAACTGAAGGCCGGGGAAAAACTCGCGCTGCTCGGCCAGACCGGCTGTGGCAAATCCACCCTGATGGGGCTGCTGACCCGGGAGTGGACTCCAGTGAGCGGGGAGATCCTGCTGGATGGCAAACCGCTGACCCATTACAGCGAAGAGGCGCTGCGGGCTTCCTTCTCGGTGGTGAGCCAGCGGGTACACCTCTTTGCCGATACCCTGCGCGGCAACCTCAAGCTGGCGGCGCCGACAGCCAGCGACGAGCAACTCGTCGCCGTGCTGGAGCAGGTGGGCCTCGCTGGCCTCCTGGACAACCCGGAGGAGCTGGCGGAAGGGGGACTGGATGCCTGGCTCGGGGATGGCGGTCGACCGCTCTCCGGCGGGGAGCGTCGTCGTATCGGCCTCGCCCGCGCCCTGCTGCACGACGCCCCGCTCTGGCTGCTGGACGAGCCCACCGAGGGGCTCGACAGCCAGACCGAGCGGGAGATCATGGCCCTGCTGTTCAGGTTGGGCGCTGATCGCACCCTGCTGTTCATCTCTCACCGCCTGCTGGGGCTGGAGCAGATGGACAGGATCGCCCTGATGGAAGAGGGGCGCATTCGCCTGTGCGCCCCTCACGCAGAGCTGCTGAGCGATGACTACTACCGCAGTCTGCACCAGCGGCTCGCGCCGGTCTGA
- the cydD gene encoding heme ABC transporter permease/ATP-binding protein CydD, producing the protein MDKGTQKHLYGWLRKQSSHGRRWIGLSIGLGLGQGMLMVAQAWLLATLLHGFIIAGSTPEQSIPLFISLLLVTAAKALLAYGREVASFKAGSAVRLAIRELVLTRLARLGPAYIQRRPAGSWASLLLEQIEEMQDFFSRYLPQMAVAVFIPLVILVAVFPVNWAAGIILLGTAPLIPLFMILVGVGAADANRRNFLSLARLSGHFLDRLKGLRTLQLFMRTQAEGEAIRDASEDFRERTMEVLRLAFLSTAVLEFFAALAVALVAVYFGFSYIDHLNFGSYGVKVTLFTGLFVLFLAPEFYAPLRELGAHYHAKAQAIGAAEQLLEFLEAEVSEPASGTAPFHTRGPIRVEASALEVLSAEGKVLVGPIDFQLEPGSRTALVGISGAGKSSLVNALLGFTPYRGSLRVNGQELAELDMGQWRSQLGWLSQSPQLFHASLRDNLLLAKPTASDAELEAVLKRAQAWEFVQEKGFDYRVGDQAGGLSVGQAQRIALARTLLKTTQMMVLDEPTASLDRHSERAIMSTLEQATTGQTLLMITHRLDQLSQMDNILVLERGQLVEQGSFSSLSQAAGPFANLLSQHQSQANGDSLDA; encoded by the coding sequence ATGGACAAAGGTACGCAGAAACATCTCTATGGCTGGTTGCGCAAGCAATCGAGCCATGGCCGACGCTGGATCGGTCTCTCCATCGGCCTGGGCCTGGGTCAGGGCATGCTGATGGTGGCACAGGCGTGGCTGCTGGCTACCCTGCTCCATGGCTTCATCATCGCAGGCAGCACCCCGGAGCAATCCATTCCCCTCTTCATCAGCCTGTTGCTGGTCACTGCTGCCAAGGCGCTGCTGGCCTATGGTCGTGAAGTGGCCAGTTTCAAGGCGGGCAGCGCGGTGCGCCTGGCCATCCGTGAACTGGTACTCACCCGCCTCGCCCGCCTCGGCCCCGCCTATATCCAGCGTCGCCCCGCCGGCAGCTGGGCCAGCCTGTTGCTGGAACAGATCGAAGAGATGCAGGATTTCTTCTCCCGTTATCTGCCCCAGATGGCGGTCGCCGTCTTCATTCCCCTGGTGATCCTGGTGGCCGTGTTCCCGGTCAACTGGGCCGCCGGCATCATCTTGCTCGGCACGGCTCCCCTGATCCCGCTGTTCATGATCCTGGTGGGGGTCGGCGCCGCCGATGCGAACCGCCGCAACTTCCTCTCCCTGGCGCGCCTCTCCGGCCACTTCCTCGACCGGCTCAAGGGATTGCGCACCCTGCAACTCTTCATGCGCACCCAGGCCGAGGGGGAAGCCATTCGCGATGCCTCGGAAGATTTTCGGGAGCGCACCATGGAGGTGCTGCGACTGGCCTTCCTCAGCACCGCCGTGCTGGAGTTCTTCGCCGCCCTCGCCGTGGCCCTGGTGGCGGTCTACTTCGGCTTCTCCTACATCGACCACCTGAACTTTGGCAGCTACGGCGTCAAGGTCACCCTGTTCACCGGCCTGTTCGTGCTCTTCCTCGCACCCGAGTTCTATGCACCGCTACGAGAGCTCGGTGCCCACTATCACGCCAAGGCCCAGGCCATCGGCGCCGCCGAACAGTTGCTGGAATTCCTGGAGGCCGAGGTCAGCGAACCCGCCTCCGGCACGGCCCCCTTCCATACCCGGGGACCTATCCGGGTTGAGGCCAGCGCACTCGAGGTATTAAGTGCCGAGGGCAAGGTACTGGTCGGCCCCATCGACTTCCAGCTGGAACCCGGTTCACGCACGGCCCTGGTCGGCATCAGTGGGGCGGGCAAGAGCTCCCTGGTCAATGCCCTGCTGGGCTTCACCCCCTACCGCGGTTCCCTCAGGGTCAACGGCCAGGAGCTCGCCGAGCTCGACATGGGCCAGTGGCGATCGCAGCTCGGCTGGCTCTCCCAGAGTCCCCAGCTGTTCCACGCTTCCTTGCGCGACAACCTGCTGCTGGCAAAGCCCACGGCCAGTGACGCCGAGCTCGAAGCCGTGCTCAAACGGGCGCAGGCTTGGGAGTTCGTACAGGAGAAAGGCTTTGACTATCGGGTCGGGGATCAGGCCGGCGGGCTCTCGGTGGGCCAGGCCCAACGCATCGCCCTCGCCCGCACCCTGCTCAAGACCACCCAGATGATGGTGCTGGATGAACCCACCGCCAGCCTGGATCGCCACTCCGAGCGCGCCATCATGAGCACCCTCGAGCAGGCGACGACGGGTCAGACCCTGCTGATGATCACCCACCGCCTCGATCAACTCAGCCAGATGGACAACATCCTGGTGCTGGAGCGCGGCCAACTGGTGGAGCAGGGCAGCTTCTCCTCGTTAAGCCAGGCAGCGGGCCCCTTCGCGAATCTGCTGTCGCAACACCAGTCCCAAGCCAATGGAGACTCTCTCGATGCGTGA
- the arcA gene encoding two-component system response regulator ArcA translates to MQTPHILIVEDELVTRNTLKSIFEAEGYIVLEANNGDEMHQALTAHTINLVIMDINLPGKNGLLLARELREDDNIALMFLTGRDNEVDKILGLEIGADDYITKPFNPRELTIRARNLLSRTMNVAAGGEEKKLVERYLFNGWALDINSRALVSPAGDMFKLPRSEFRAMLHFCENPGQIQTRAELLKKMTGRELKPHDRTVDVTIRRIRKHFESVGDTPEIIATIHGEGYRFCGELEQE, encoded by the coding sequence ATGCAAACACCACACATACTGATCGTCGAAGACGAACTGGTTACCCGCAATACCCTGAAGAGCATTTTCGAGGCAGAGGGTTACATTGTGCTCGAAGCCAACAATGGCGACGAGATGCACCAGGCCCTGACCGCCCACACCATCAACCTGGTGATCATGGACATCAACCTGCCGGGCAAGAATGGCCTGCTGCTGGCGCGCGAGCTGCGTGAAGATGACAACATCGCCCTGATGTTCCTCACCGGTCGTGACAACGAAGTGGACAAGATCCTGGGTCTGGAGATCGGTGCCGATGACTACATCACCAAGCCCTTCAACCCCCGCGAGCTGACCATCCGTGCCCGCAACCTGCTGAGCCGCACCATGAACGTGGCTGCCGGTGGCGAAGAGAAGAAGCTGGTCGAGCGTTACCTGTTCAACGGCTGGGCCCTGGACATCAACAGTCGCGCCCTGGTCAGTCCGGCTGGCGACATGTTCAAGCTGCCGCGCTCCGAGTTCCGCGCCATGCTGCACTTCTGCGAAAACCCGGGCCAGATCCAGACCCGCGCCGAGCTGCTCAAGAAGATGACAGGCCGTGAGCTCAAGCCCCACGACCGCACCGTGGATGTCACCATCCGCCGCATTCGCAAGCACTTCGAGAGCGTGGGCGACACCCCGGAAATCATCGCCACCATACATGGCGAAGGCTACCGCTTCTGCGGCGAGCTGGAGCAGGAATAA
- a CDS encoding DUF3293 domain-containing protein, with protein sequence MVDMTLWENYRKVCFIAPFSPPDWPDYAIVTAWNPGSQPVGRRRNTRRQHALLRVIHRFGTLPAMGPVWGSALDENWQEESWLLRASRLDATRLAAAFGQYALYRVERGELWLEPALLNVPPCYLGPLAAHWIVRAPT encoded by the coding sequence ATGGTTGACATGACTTTGTGGGAAAACTACAGAAAAGTGTGCTTTATTGCCCCTTTTTCGCCGCCGGACTGGCCTGATTATGCCATCGTCACGGCCTGGAATCCGGGAAGTCAGCCCGTGGGAAGGCGTCGCAACACCCGTCGTCAGCATGCTCTTCTGCGTGTCATCCATCGCTTCGGCACCTTGCCTGCCATGGGGCCGGTATGGGGCAGTGCTCTTGATGAGAACTGGCAGGAGGAGTCCTGGCTGCTGCGCGCTTCTCGCCTTGATGCCACCCGGTTGGCGGCCGCCTTTGGACAATATGCCCTCTACCGGGTCGAGCGGGGAGAACTCTGGCTGGAGCCTGCGCTGCTGAATGTGCCTCCCTGCTATCTGGGGCCCCTTGCCGCTCACTGGATTGTCAGAGCGCCGACATGA
- a CDS encoding putative 4-hydroxy-4-methyl-2-oxoglutarate aldolase gives MLDLLPDLCDEHLDNVQVAEPLFRDYGGKPLFHGEAVTLSCFEDNSLVRELVNRPGHGKVMVIDGGGSLRRALLGDQLAIKAAEQGWEGILVYGAVRDVGTLATLSLGVKALAACPVKTEKRGLGELDATVSFAGVTISPGNYVYADLNGVLVSASRLI, from the coding sequence ATGCTGGATTTACTGCCCGATCTCTGTGATGAACACCTCGATAATGTGCAAGTGGCCGAGCCGCTGTTTCGCGATTATGGCGGCAAGCCGTTGTTTCATGGGGAGGCGGTGACGCTTTCCTGTTTCGAGGACAACAGCCTTGTGCGGGAGCTGGTGAATCGCCCGGGCCATGGCAAGGTGATGGTCATCGACGGTGGCGGTTCCCTGCGCCGTGCCCTGCTCGGGGATCAACTGGCCATCAAGGCCGCGGAGCAGGGATGGGAGGGGATCCTCGTCTATGGCGCAGTGCGGGATGTGGGCACCCTGGCCACCCTGTCGCTCGGGGTCAAGGCGCTGGCGGCCTGCCCGGTCAAGACGGAAAAGCGTGGTCTGGGCGAGCTCGATGCTACCGTCTCCTTCGCGGGGGTGACCATATCGCCGGGGAATTATGTCTATGCCGATCTCAACGGCGTGCTGGTGAGTGCCAGCCGGCTGATCTGA
- a CDS encoding META domain-containing protein: MNKKLTLLAALALGGCAMATGSNLASLQASTWQLQGASGDTFTLQLAGDKVAGKGGCNRYFGAIKQQGDGVLALGPMGATRMMCMGDLAGKEMNYLQALEKVASFEIKGQQLVLRDASKAPLLTFDAMK; encoded by the coding sequence ATGAACAAGAAACTGACCCTGCTGGCCGCCCTGGCCCTGGGAGGCTGCGCCATGGCAACGGGTTCCAATCTGGCTAGCTTGCAAGCATCGACCTGGCAGTTGCAAGGGGCGAGCGGCGATACCTTCACCTTGCAACTGGCAGGGGACAAGGTGGCCGGCAAGGGCGGCTGCAACCGCTACTTCGGCGCCATCAAGCAGCAGGGGGACGGCGTACTGGCTCTCGGTCCCATGGGGGCGACCCGCATGATGTGCATGGGGGATCTGGCAGGCAAGGAGATGAATTACCTGCAGGCCCTGGAGAAGGTCGCGAGCTTCGAGATCAAGGGTCAGCAGCTGGTACTGCGTGATGCCAGCAAGGCACCCCTGCTCACCTTCGATGCGATGAAATAA